Proteins encoded in a region of the Dromaius novaehollandiae isolate bDroNov1 chromosome 18, bDroNov1.hap1, whole genome shotgun sequence genome:
- the MCHR1 gene encoding melanin-concentrating hormone receptor 1 isoform X2, which translates to MAPANSSRNFSAPEARNGSAEKPAPYTNVIMPSLFGIICFLGIVGNLIVIYTIVKKKKLKCKQTVPDIFIFNLSIVDLLFLLGMPFLIHQLLGNGSWYFGAPLCTIITALDTNSQITSTNILTVMTLDRYLATVYPLKSTYVRTPCVAALVICLVWLLSFLTIIPVWMYAGLMPLEDGTVRCALLLPNPETDIYWFTLYQFMLAFAVPLIVICVVYFKILQHMATTVVPLPQRSLRVRTKKVTRMAVAICSAFFICWAPFYILQLVHLGIDTPSMAFFYAYNFAISLGYANSCLNPFLYIALSETFKRQFLVAIRPAKEPCRNSSSVNNNSMTEASVCLKLAPESTQ; encoded by the exons atgGCCCCCGCCAACTCCTCCCGCAACTTCTCCGCGCCGGAGGCTCGCAACGGCTCgg CAGAGAAGCCAGCACCATACACCAATGTGATCATGCCTAGTCTGTTTGGCATCATCTGCTTCCTGGGCATTGTGGGAAACCTCATTGTCATCTATACCATTGTCAAGAAGAAGAAGCTGAAGTGCAAGCAGACCGTGcctgacattttcattttcaatctCTCCATTGTggacctcctcttcctcttgggCATGCCATTCCTCATCCACCAGCTCCTAGGCAATGGCTCGTGGTACTTTGGAGCTCCCCTGTGCACCATCATCACTGCTCTGGACACCAACAGTCAGATCACCAGCACCAACATCCTCACAGTGATGACCCTAGATCGTTACCTGGCAACAGTCTACCCTCTGAAATCCACCTATGTCCGCACCCCGTGTGTTGCGGCTCTAGTTATCTGCTTGGTGTGGCTTCTCTCCTTCCTGACCATCATTCCCGTGTGGATGTACGCAGGCCTTATGCCTCTGGAGGATGGGACTGTCCGCTGTGCTCTCTTGCTTCCCAACCCAGAGACAGACATCTACTGGTTCACTCTCTATCAGTTCATGCTGGCATTCGCTGTGCCACTGATTGTTATCTGTGTGGTCTATTTTAAGATCCTCCAGCACATGGCCACCACTGTGGTCCCCCTGCCCCAAAGAAGTCTCCGGGTACGTACCAAGAAAGTCACTCGCATGGCAGTTGCCATCTGCTCTGCCTTTTTCATTTGTTGGGCCCCTTTCTACATCCTCCAGCTGGTTCACCTCGGCATTGACACCCCATCCATGGCCTTCTTTTATGCCTACAACTTTGCCATTAGCTTGGGCTATGCCAACAGCTGCCTCAACCCCTTCCTCTACATTGCCCTCAGTGAGACCTTCAAGCGCCAGTTCTTGGTGGCCATTCGCCCTGCAAAAGAACCATGTCGCAACAGCAGCTCTGTCAA
- the MCHR1 gene encoding melanin-concentrating hormone receptor 1 isoform X1: MAPANSSRNFSAPEARNGSVAEKPAPYTNVIMPSLFGIICFLGIVGNLIVIYTIVKKKKLKCKQTVPDIFIFNLSIVDLLFLLGMPFLIHQLLGNGSWYFGAPLCTIITALDTNSQITSTNILTVMTLDRYLATVYPLKSTYVRTPCVAALVICLVWLLSFLTIIPVWMYAGLMPLEDGTVRCALLLPNPETDIYWFTLYQFMLAFAVPLIVICVVYFKILQHMATTVVPLPQRSLRVRTKKVTRMAVAICSAFFICWAPFYILQLVHLGIDTPSMAFFYAYNFAISLGYANSCLNPFLYIALSETFKRQFLVAIRPAKEPCRNSSSVNNNSMTEASVCLKLAPESTQ, from the exons atgGCCCCCGCCAACTCCTCCCGCAACTTCTCCGCGCCGGAGGCTCGCAACGGCTCgg TAGCAGAGAAGCCAGCACCATACACCAATGTGATCATGCCTAGTCTGTTTGGCATCATCTGCTTCCTGGGCATTGTGGGAAACCTCATTGTCATCTATACCATTGTCAAGAAGAAGAAGCTGAAGTGCAAGCAGACCGTGcctgacattttcattttcaatctCTCCATTGTggacctcctcttcctcttgggCATGCCATTCCTCATCCACCAGCTCCTAGGCAATGGCTCGTGGTACTTTGGAGCTCCCCTGTGCACCATCATCACTGCTCTGGACACCAACAGTCAGATCACCAGCACCAACATCCTCACAGTGATGACCCTAGATCGTTACCTGGCAACAGTCTACCCTCTGAAATCCACCTATGTCCGCACCCCGTGTGTTGCGGCTCTAGTTATCTGCTTGGTGTGGCTTCTCTCCTTCCTGACCATCATTCCCGTGTGGATGTACGCAGGCCTTATGCCTCTGGAGGATGGGACTGTCCGCTGTGCTCTCTTGCTTCCCAACCCAGAGACAGACATCTACTGGTTCACTCTCTATCAGTTCATGCTGGCATTCGCTGTGCCACTGATTGTTATCTGTGTGGTCTATTTTAAGATCCTCCAGCACATGGCCACCACTGTGGTCCCCCTGCCCCAAAGAAGTCTCCGGGTACGTACCAAGAAAGTCACTCGCATGGCAGTTGCCATCTGCTCTGCCTTTTTCATTTGTTGGGCCCCTTTCTACATCCTCCAGCTGGTTCACCTCGGCATTGACACCCCATCCATGGCCTTCTTTTATGCCTACAACTTTGCCATTAGCTTGGGCTATGCCAACAGCTGCCTCAACCCCTTCCTCTACATTGCCCTCAGTGAGACCTTCAAGCGCCAGTTCTTGGTGGCCATTCGCCCTGCAAAAGAACCATGTCGCAACAGCAGCTCTGTCAA